A single Nitrosospira multiformis ATCC 25196 DNA region contains:
- the gspF gene encoding type II secretion system inner membrane protein GspF produces the protein MEAYRYEALDPEGRKVTGVLQADTARQARAQLRAQGLLPSTVDQVRAREGGQAPWVRGLRPEELNLLTRQMATLLTAGLTVEQSLAALIESAEEPMTREVLGGVKTEVIAGLSLSAALGSYSRSFPDFYRALVHGGEESGTLPLVLRHLAEYLDARQTLKQKTSLALLYPALVTIIAIIIVAGLLMYVVPQVVQVFQHSRQSLPLLTRALIGLSDFLLMSWPYLIIAIVGGALSARVALRHENIRYRWHALLLRTAWLGSLIRSSNTSRFASTLSILVGGGVPLLKALSSGARVMSSMVMRKAIENTIEQVREGASLSRALRETRVFPPLLVHLVASGEMSGKLKEMLERAAQLEAQALERRLGVFLTLLEPVMILVMGGVVLMIVLAILLPIMEINQLVH, from the coding sequence ATGGAAGCGTACCGCTACGAAGCGCTTGATCCCGAAGGCCGCAAGGTAACGGGTGTGCTGCAGGCTGATACCGCGCGCCAGGCGCGGGCACAGTTGCGCGCGCAAGGCTTGCTGCCTTCGACCGTCGATCAGGTCCGCGCTCGCGAGGGCGGTCAGGCACCCTGGGTCCGAGGCCTGCGTCCGGAGGAGCTGAATTTGCTGACACGGCAGATGGCTACTTTGCTGACCGCCGGTCTGACAGTCGAGCAGTCGCTTGCTGCACTGATCGAATCCGCCGAGGAGCCGATGACACGCGAAGTGCTCGGCGGTGTCAAAACAGAGGTGATCGCGGGGCTTTCCCTCTCCGCCGCGCTGGGCAGCTACAGCAGGAGTTTTCCCGATTTCTATCGGGCGCTGGTGCATGGTGGGGAAGAATCGGGCACATTGCCGCTGGTACTGCGTCATCTTGCCGAGTATCTCGATGCACGTCAGACACTAAAACAGAAAACCAGTCTTGCGCTCCTTTACCCGGCACTGGTGACCATCATTGCCATTATCATTGTTGCCGGCCTGCTCATGTATGTGGTTCCCCAGGTAGTGCAGGTATTCCAGCATTCTCGCCAGAGCCTGCCCCTCCTGACTCGCGCACTGATCGGGTTGAGTGATTTCCTTCTCATGTCATGGCCTTATCTGATTATTGCCATTGTCGGCGGGGCACTTTCCGCACGCGTCGCGCTACGGCATGAGAACATCAGATACCGATGGCACGCTCTGCTGCTGCGCACCGCATGGCTGGGATCGTTGATTCGCAGCAGCAACACATCCCGTTTCGCCAGCACGCTTTCCATTCTGGTCGGAGGAGGTGTGCCGCTTCTTAAAGCTCTCAGCTCCGGTGCCCGCGTGATGAGCAGCATGGTCATGCGTAAAGCGATCGAAAATACCATCGAACAGGTCCGCGAAGGCGCGAGCCTCTCCAGAGCGCTGCGGGAAACCCGCGTGTTTCCGCCCCTGCTTGTGCATCTGGTGGCAAGCGGGGAAATGAGCGGCAAGCTGAAAGAAATGCTCGAACGCGCCGCCCAGCTCGAAGCCCAGGCGCTGGAACGGCGACTGGGCGTCTTTTTAACGCTGCTGGAACCAGTAATGATCCTGGTAATGGGGGGCGTGGTGCTGATGATCGTGCTTGCCATACTGCTCCCCATCATGGAAATCAACCAGCTGGTGCATTAG
- a CDS encoding O-succinylhomoserine sulfhydrylase, translating to MSDDFELETLALHTGIHRSQFNEHSEALFLTSSFVFDSAAQAAARFSDAEPGNIYSRFTNPTVTAFQERLAALEGAEACVATSSGMSAILACTMGLLRAGDHIVASRSLFGATVSLFNNILKRFNIETTFVSATDVSAWEAAVRPATRLLFMETPSNPLTEISDIAALAAVARKAGAWLAVDNCFCSPALQRPLEWGADLVIHSATKYLEGQGRVLGGAVLGKRDLVMDGGIFGFLRTAGPTLSPFNAWVILKGMETLNLRMERHSENALEIARWLEAQPGVAKVHYPGLPSHPQYELASRQQKTGGGIVSFELKNGREAAWRVVDSVRMISITANLGDAKSTLTHPATTTHGRISQENRDAAGITEGLLRIAVGLEAVKDIKADLARGLTR from the coding sequence ATGTCTGACGATTTTGAGCTGGAAACACTGGCGCTGCATACGGGCATACATCGCAGCCAATTCAATGAACACTCGGAGGCCTTATTCCTGACTTCGAGTTTCGTCTTCGACAGTGCCGCTCAGGCGGCAGCACGTTTTTCCGATGCGGAACCGGGTAACATCTATTCGCGTTTTACCAACCCCACGGTTACCGCTTTTCAGGAAAGACTGGCCGCCCTGGAGGGGGCGGAAGCCTGTGTCGCCACCTCCTCAGGCATGTCGGCCATTCTTGCCTGCACGATGGGTCTCCTCCGTGCTGGAGACCATATCGTGGCTTCGCGCAGCCTGTTCGGTGCGACCGTCAGCCTGTTCAACAATATCCTCAAGCGCTTCAACATCGAAACGACGTTTGTTTCCGCTACGGATGTTTCCGCCTGGGAAGCAGCGGTGAGACCAGCCACCCGGTTGCTGTTCATGGAAACGCCCTCCAATCCGCTGACAGAGATTTCCGACATTGCCGCGCTTGCAGCCGTAGCCAGGAAGGCGGGCGCGTGGCTCGCCGTGGACAATTGTTTCTGCTCTCCCGCGCTGCAACGTCCATTGGAATGGGGCGCAGACCTCGTGATTCACTCTGCAACCAAATATCTTGAGGGCCAGGGCCGGGTATTGGGTGGGGCGGTGCTGGGCAAGCGCGATCTGGTGATGGACGGGGGAATATTCGGTTTTCTGCGCACTGCCGGACCGACCCTGAGCCCGTTCAATGCCTGGGTGATCCTGAAGGGCATGGAAACCCTGAACCTTCGGATGGAAAGGCATTCCGAAAATGCGCTGGAAATTGCGCGCTGGCTGGAAGCCCAGCCCGGCGTAGCCAAAGTCCACTATCCCGGCTTGCCATCGCATCCGCAGTACGAGCTTGCCAGCCGCCAGCAGAAAACCGGGGGGGGAATCGTTTCATTCGAATTGAAGAATGGAAGAGAAGCGGCATGGAGGGTGGTGGATTCTGTTCGCATGATTTCCATCACCGCCAACCTGGGAGATGCCAAGAGCACCCTTACCCATCCTGCCACCACCACGCATGGGCGGATCAGCCAGGAAAACCGGGATGCGGCTGGCATTACCGAGGGCTTGCTGCGCATTGCAGTGGGACTTGAAGCGGTAAAAGACATAAAGGCCGATCTCGCAAGGGGCTTGACCCGGTAG